One stretch of Leadbetterella byssophila DSM 17132 DNA includes these proteins:
- a CDS encoding outer membrane protein assembly factor BamB family protein codes for MRKLLFPLILLLLSACTESDSPSKKEEISAEFTFQFQSKNLVQFTSKETNADSYQWEFGDGKTSSEANPLHKYDNNGSYKVTLTVKSANQNVSTSQNLEVSDITKPISQFTYEIKSRGVVEFKSSASFATEHHWDFGDGEKSHAINPTHTFKNNGNYTVSLKVTNEFGEHSSSQNLALTQVLPPEANFTFVIDKGKVSFTNRSANADSFIWDFGDGASSLEYHPVHTYKSNGSYIVKLTAANTFEQHVIEKTVSVTGLGPSTANQTLYLSTFTNKTILEALDASTGELKWARDGYEGRIEGAITAVGNTLYFCTNTHLYAVDASNGNVRWRYNAGSSGSPLVQDGRVYFGSNNHHVYAINASNGNVIWSTPVASAISASVILDNQILYVGTHAPSSGGGGIFYALNASNGSIHWQRGTYGGSMNTKAQISGNYVYFGGSVGIHILNKHQGSGHEGLIAYSFKQIQNSSPIVSDQHIFGVVDGNVFQRIDVINNADIWSVNLGTSDHKASPVLIGNTFYITARSKVLSINKGNGAENWSFNGSNFSSRNVTYANDIVYVTDNKGSSSELLALDAKNGQVIFRTNVQGSSGDITVIGKDGKSWYPGSTGQNP; via the coding sequence ATGAGAAAGTTACTTTTCCCACTCATATTACTTTTATTATCAGCGTGTACAGAAAGTGATTCGCCATCTAAAAAGGAAGAGATTTCAGCTGAATTTACTTTTCAATTTCAAAGCAAAAATCTTGTACAATTCACTAGCAAAGAGACCAATGCTGATAGTTATCAATGGGAGTTTGGAGATGGTAAAACTTCCAGTGAAGCTAATCCTTTGCACAAATATGACAATAATGGAAGTTACAAAGTAACCCTGACCGTAAAGTCGGCTAATCAAAATGTTTCAACATCTCAAAATCTAGAGGTTTCTGATATCACAAAACCTATTTCACAATTTACCTATGAAATCAAAAGTAGGGGAGTGGTAGAGTTTAAAAGCAGTGCCAGCTTTGCTACAGAGCACCATTGGGATTTCGGCGACGGAGAAAAATCCCATGCAATAAACCCCACACATACCTTCAAAAACAATGGAAACTATACGGTTTCCCTAAAAGTAACGAACGAGTTTGGGGAACATTCCAGTTCGCAAAATCTTGCTTTAACTCAGGTTTTGCCCCCTGAAGCCAATTTCACTTTTGTGATAGACAAAGGGAAAGTGAGCTTTACTAACCGCTCCGCGAATGCTGATTCCTTCATCTGGGATTTTGGAGATGGAGCATCCAGCCTAGAATATCATCCTGTTCACACCTATAAGAGTAACGGTAGTTATATTGTCAAATTAACAGCAGCAAATACTTTTGAACAGCACGTAATAGAAAAGACCGTTAGCGTCACCGGCTTAGGACCAAGTACAGCAAACCAAACCCTATACCTAAGTACGTTTACTAATAAGACTATCCTTGAAGCTTTAGATGCTTCCACCGGTGAACTTAAATGGGCAAGAGACGGATACGAGGGTAGGATAGAAGGCGCCATTACTGCAGTGGGTAACACACTCTATTTCTGCACCAATACTCATCTTTATGCGGTAGATGCTTCAAATGGAAACGTTAGATGGAGATACAATGCAGGCTCTTCTGGAAGCCCTTTGGTTCAAGACGGACGAGTGTATTTTGGTTCAAATAACCATCATGTCTATGCTATTAATGCCTCAAATGGGAACGTGATTTGGAGTACGCCTGTTGCCTCCGCAATCAGCGCCAGTGTCATCCTGGACAACCAAATCCTATACGTAGGAACTCATGCACCTTCAAGTGGAGGTGGCGGAATCTTCTATGCTTTAAATGCTTCAAATGGAAGTATCCATTGGCAAAGAGGGACCTATGGAGGCTCCATGAATACTAAGGCTCAGATCTCAGGGAACTACGTATATTTCGGCGGTTCCGTAGGTATCCATATCCTTAACAAGCATCAGGGCTCCGGGCATGAAGGCTTGATAGCATATTCCTTCAAGCAGATTCAGAACTCTAGTCCTATCGTAAGCGACCAGCATATCTTTGGAGTTGTAGATGGAAATGTCTTCCAGCGCATTGATGTGATCAATAATGCTGATATTTGGTCTGTTAACTTAGGTACTAGTGACCATAAAGCAAGCCCTGTATTAATAGGAAACACCTTCTATATCACTGCACGCAGCAAAGTTCTTTCCATAAATAAAGGAAATGGTGCTGAAAATTGGTCATTTAATGGGTCCAATTTTAGTTCGAGGAATGTTACCTATGCCAATGACATTGTATATGTCACAGATAATAAGGGCAGTTCTAGTGAGTTACTAGCACTTGATGCTAAGAATGGGCAAGTGATCTTCCGGACGAATGTGCAGGGAAGCTCGGGAGATATTACCGTAATAGGCAAAGATGGGAAATCCTGGTACCCCGGATCTACAGGACAAAATCCTTAA
- the rpoB gene encoding DNA-directed RNA polymerase subunit beta, which yields MKLTETGRKSFASVQPALEYPDFLDIQLQSFTEFFQIDTPAESRRAEGLYQTFMDNFPIADSRENYVLEFVDYTIDQPKYSVDECIDRGLTYSVPLKAKLKLTCNDADNEDFETIEQEVFLGNIPYMTSRGSFVINGAERVIVSQLHRSPGVFFSMSKHTNGTKLYSARVIPMKGSWIEFSTDVNNVMYAYIDRKKKFPVTTLLRSIGFGTDKEILDLFGLSEEIAATRDNLKQVVGRRLAARVLKTWTEDFVDEDTGEVVSIDRNEVILERDSVITEDDVELILSTELKSVILHREDANVSEYNIIYNTLQKDSSNSEKEAVEQIYRQLRNTEAPDEATAREIIQGLFFSDKRYDLGEVGRYRVNTKLNLDTPLETRVLSKEDIISIVKYLIGLINSKAVVDDIDHLSNRRVRTVGEQLSGQFGVGLARMARTIKERMNVRDNEDFKPVDLINARTLSSVINSFFGTNQLSQFMDQTNPLAEITHKRRLSALGPGGLSRERAGFEVRDVHYTHYGRLCTIETPEGPNIGLISSLCTYAKINSMGFIETPYNKIEDGKLTGKIEYLTAEEEDGKNIAMATADVNPDGSFTVDTLKCRYEGDFPMKSPDEIEYMDIAPNQIVSIAASMIPFLEHDDANRALMGSNMQRQAVPLLRPEAPIVGTGLEGKLARDSRTLVVAEGDGVIDYVDAEKIVVNYDWTDNQKLVSFDTNFTTYKLIKFRRTNQDTCINLRPIVLKGQRVKKGQILVEGYATQGGELALGRNLQVAFMPWQGYNFEDAIVISERVVREDIFTSIHIEEFDLEVRDTKRGEEELTSEIPNVSEEAVKNLDENGIVRVGTHIKEGDILIGKITPKGESDPTPEEKLLRAIFGDKAGDVKDASKKAPPSLRGVIIDTKLFSRPSKEERLKHKEEVKRLMVKHSKDLSALKEVMIDKMVTLLDGKTSNGVKHKFGEELISKGVKFNRSNITNNLFPEKNPFVDESTYNVPEEANLLGDIILEGWTNDAETNSLLVQLVKNYLTRRSEIIGVFKREKFVLEVGDELPAGIVKLAKVYIAKKRKLKVGDKMAGRHGNKGVVARIVRDEDMPFLEDGTTMDIVLNPLGVPSRMNIGQLYEVCLGWAGKKLGRKYATPIFDGASSEEVAAELKEAGLQEFGRTYLYNGLTGERFDQPTTVGIMYMLKLGHLVDDKMHARSIGPYSLITQQPLGGKAQFGGQRFGEMEVWALEAFGASHVLREILTLKSDDVLGRAKAYEAIVKGENLPKASIPESFNVLVHELRGLALEITLN from the coding sequence TTGAAATTGACAGAAACCGGAAGGAAGTCCTTTGCAAGTGTTCAGCCCGCGTTAGAATATCCTGATTTTCTGGATATCCAATTGCAATCATTCACAGAGTTTTTCCAGATTGATACACCTGCTGAAAGCCGCAGAGCGGAAGGCTTGTATCAAACTTTCATGGATAACTTCCCGATTGCAGACTCGCGCGAGAACTATGTGCTAGAGTTTGTGGATTACACCATTGACCAGCCAAAATACTCTGTAGATGAGTGTATCGATAGAGGTTTGACGTATTCTGTACCATTGAAGGCCAAATTAAAATTGACCTGTAATGACGCAGACAACGAGGATTTTGAGACCATTGAGCAGGAGGTTTTCTTAGGAAACATCCCTTACATGACCTCAAGAGGTTCTTTTGTGATTAACGGAGCAGAGCGTGTTATCGTTTCTCAGCTTCACCGTTCTCCGGGTGTGTTCTTCTCTATGAGTAAGCATACAAACGGAACGAAGTTGTATTCTGCACGTGTGATCCCAATGAAAGGATCTTGGATCGAATTCTCTACTGACGTGAATAACGTCATGTATGCGTACATTGATCGTAAGAAGAAGTTTCCAGTGACTACACTACTTCGTTCTATTGGATTTGGAACGGATAAAGAAATCTTGGATCTCTTCGGACTATCTGAAGAAATCGCGGCTACTCGTGATAACTTGAAGCAGGTTGTGGGTAGAAGATTAGCAGCAAGGGTGTTGAAAACTTGGACAGAAGACTTCGTGGATGAGGATACTGGTGAAGTAGTATCTATTGATCGTAACGAGGTTATCTTGGAGAGGGATTCCGTTATCACTGAGGACGATGTAGAATTGATCCTTAGCACAGAATTAAAGTCGGTTATCCTTCACAGAGAAGATGCCAACGTTTCTGAGTATAACATTATCTACAATACATTACAAAAAGATAGCTCTAACTCGGAGAAGGAAGCGGTGGAACAAATCTATCGTCAACTTCGTAACACTGAAGCTCCGGATGAAGCTACAGCGAGAGAGATTATCCAAGGTCTGTTCTTCTCTGACAAGCGTTATGACTTAGGAGAAGTAGGACGTTACAGAGTAAATACCAAATTGAATTTGGATACTCCACTAGAGACTAGAGTTCTTTCTAAAGAGGATATCATCTCTATCGTGAAGTATTTGATCGGTTTGATAAACTCTAAAGCAGTAGTGGATGATATTGACCACTTATCTAACCGTCGTGTACGTACCGTAGGAGAGCAGTTGTCCGGACAGTTTGGTGTAGGTCTAGCCCGTATGGCCAGAACCATCAAAGAAAGAATGAACGTTAGAGATAACGAAGATTTCAAACCGGTAGATTTGATTAATGCAAGAACCTTGTCTTCTGTAATCAACTCGTTCTTTGGTACTAACCAGTTGTCTCAGTTCATGGATCAAACGAACCCATTGGCGGAGATCACTCACAAACGTCGTCTATCCGCTTTAGGACCTGGTGGTCTATCCAGAGAAAGAGCAGGTTTCGAGGTTCGTGACGTTCACTATACGCACTATGGTCGTCTTTGTACTATTGAAACTCCTGAAGGTCCAAACATTGGATTGATTTCTTCGCTTTGTACTTATGCGAAAATCAACTCTATGGGCTTCATCGAGACTCCATATAACAAGATTGAAGACGGTAAGTTGACCGGAAAAATCGAATACCTAACGGCTGAAGAGGAAGATGGTAAGAACATTGCCATGGCTACTGCAGATGTAAATCCTGATGGAAGCTTTACAGTAGATACTTTGAAATGTCGTTACGAAGGTGACTTCCCAATGAAGTCTCCAGACGAGATCGAGTATATGGACATCGCTCCTAACCAGATCGTATCTATTGCGGCATCTATGATTCCTTTCTTGGAGCATGATGATGCTAACCGTGCTTTGATGGGATCGAACATGCAGCGTCAAGCAGTGCCTTTACTTCGTCCTGAAGCTCCAATAGTAGGTACTGGTTTGGAAGGTAAATTAGCTCGTGACTCCAGAACGCTAGTTGTAGCAGAAGGAGACGGGGTGATTGACTATGTAGATGCTGAGAAGATCGTAGTGAACTATGACTGGACAGATAACCAGAAATTAGTAAGCTTCGATACGAACTTCACTACTTATAAATTAATCAAGTTCCGTAGAACTAACCAGGATACATGTATTAACCTTCGTCCTATTGTATTAAAAGGACAAAGAGTTAAGAAAGGACAAATCCTTGTAGAAGGTTATGCTACTCAGGGTGGTGAACTTGCTCTAGGACGTAACCTTCAGGTAGCGTTCATGCCTTGGCAAGGTTATAACTTTGAGGATGCCATCGTAATCTCTGAACGTGTGGTTCGTGAAGATATCTTTACTTCCATCCACATTGAGGAATTTGACCTTGAAGTACGTGATACGAAGAGGGGAGAGGAAGAATTAACTTCTGAAATTCCAAACGTATCTGAAGAAGCAGTTAAGAACCTGGACGAAAACGGTATAGTACGTGTAGGTACTCACATCAAAGAAGGTGATATCCTTATCGGTAAGATTACTCCTAAAGGAGAGTCTGATCCAACTCCGGAAGAGAAGCTATTGAGAGCTATCTTCGGTGATAAAGCCGGTGATGTGAAAGATGCTTCTAAGAAAGCACCTCCATCTCTAAGAGGGGTGATCATTGATACCAAACTCTTCTCTAGACCTTCTAAAGAAGAACGTTTGAAACACAAGGAGGAAGTTAAACGTCTGATGGTAAAACACAGCAAAGACCTTTCTGCCTTGAAAGAAGTAATGATTGATAAAATGGTAACTCTATTAGACGGTAAAACTTCTAATGGTGTGAAACATAAATTCGGAGAAGAACTAATCTCTAAAGGAGTTAAGTTTAACCGTTCGAACATTACGAATAACCTATTCCCAGAGAAAAACCCATTTGTGGATGAAAGCACTTATAACGTGCCTGAAGAAGCAAACTTATTGGGTGATATTATCTTGGAAGGCTGGACTAATGATGCTGAAACGAACAGCCTTTTGGTACAATTAGTGAAAAACTATTTGACTAGAAGATCTGAAATCATCGGTGTGTTCAAGAGAGAGAAATTTGTTCTTGAAGTAGGTGATGAACTTCCAGCGGGTATCGTTAAGCTAGCTAAGGTTTACATCGCTAAGAAACGTAAACTGAAAGTAGGGGATAAGATGGCCGGTCGTCACGGTAACAAAGGGGTTGTGGCTCGTATCGTAAGAGACGAGGATATGCCATTCCTTGAAGACGGAACTACCATGGACATCGTACTAAACCCACTAGGTGTACCTTCCCGTATGAACATCGGACAGCTGTACGAGGTTTGTTTAGGATGGGCCGGAAAGAAGCTAGGTCGTAAATATGCTACTCCAATCTTTGATGGTGCTTCTAGCGAAGAAGTGGCAGCTGAGTTGAAAGAAGCAGGTCTACAAGAATTCGGTCGTACATACCTATATAACGGTTTAACGGGTGAGCGCTTTGACCAGCCTACAACAGTGGGTATCATGTATATGTTGAAGCTAGGTCACTTGGTAGACGATAAAATGCACGCTCGTTCTATCGGACCATACTCTCTTATTACTCAACAACCTCTGGGTGGTAAAGCTCAGTTTGGTGGTCAGCGTTTTGGAGAGATGGAGGTATGGGCTCTGGAAGCCTTCGGTGCGTCACATGTATTAAGGGAGATCCTTACGCTGAAATCCGATGACGTACTCGGAAGAGCGAAAGCATACGAAGCCATAGTTAAAGGTGAAAACTTACCTAAAGCTAGCATTCCGGAATCGTTTAACGTATTGGTGCACGAACTAAGAGGACTTGCACTAGAGATCACTCTTAATTAA
- the rpoC gene encoding DNA-directed RNA polymerase subunit beta' has translation MSLKKNKKLNSDFNSFTISLASPESILEGSYGEVTQPETINYRTYKPEMGGLFCERIFGPVKDWECHCGKYKRIRYKGIICDRCGVEVTEKKVRRERMGHIELVVPVAHIWYFKSLPNKIGYLLGLSSKKLDQVIYYERYVVIQPGIKEEDGLSQMDFLTEEEYLDVLDKLPRENQMLPDEDPQKFIAKMGAEALYMLLSRLKLDELSYELRHQAATDNSQQRKAEALKRLKVVESFRDAQTRIENKPEWMIIRMVPVIPPELRPLVPLDGGRFATSDLNDLYRRVIIRNNRLKRLLEIKAPEVILRNEKRMLQEAVDSLFDNSRKVNAVRSDGNRALKSLSDMLKGKQGRFRQNLLGKRVDYSGRSVIVVGPELKLHECGLPKDMAAELFKPFIIRKLIERGIVKTVKSAKKIVDRKDAVIWDILENVLKGHPVLLNRAPTLHRLGIQAFQPKLVEGKAIQLHPLVCTAFNADFDGDQMAVHVPLSQEAIMEASILMLSSHNILNPANGAPITVPSQDMVLGLYYVTKGKRSTPEEPILGEDKIFYSAEEVIIALNEGRLSKHAFIKVKAKVKDENGELVEKMIDTVAGRVLFNQFVPEKVGYINELLTKKKLQGIIGKVFKEVSFARTAQFLDDIKELGFQSAFRGGLSIGLGDIMIPEEKQGLIDNAREEVEEVQNNYMFGIITERERYNQIIDIWTRVNTRLRETLLRQLENDRQGFNPVYMMMHSGARGSQEQIRQLGGMRGLMAKPQKNIAGSVGEIIENPILSNFKEGLDVLEYFISTHGARKGLADTALKTADAGYLTRRLHDVAQDVVVNEEDCGTLRGINVSALKENDDVIEPLSERILGRTSVHDIIDPITKELILAAGEEITEEIAERVDETSIETIEIRSPLTCETKVGVCAKCYGRNLASGRMVDVGEAVGVIASQSIGEPGTQLTLRTFHTGGTAMNVSVEANLKAKFPGKISFEDVRTVEYTNKEGEVNTIVIGRRGEIRIIDPATNQLLISNNIPYGSTLLVKDGETVEKGAPLCNWDQFNAVIMTEFDGVVEYESIEEGVTYREEADEQTGFRDKVITDSKDRAKNPAIIIKSASGETKDYNLPVSARLMVENGQEVKAGQILAKIPRAINMNRDITGGLPRVTELFEARNPSNPAVVSEIDGVVSYGSIKRGNREIFVEAKDGTKMKYMVSLSKLILVQEGDFIRAGEPLSDGAITPADILRIKGPTAVQEYLVNETQAVYRQQGVKISDKHIEVIVRQMMQKVDVLDAGDTMFLEMQAVDKWLFREENDKIFDKKVVVDAGASENYKPGQIISTREFKDENSRLKREDKKQMTVRDAQPAVSQVILQGITTASLGTESFVSAASFQETTKVLSEAAVKGKRDDLAGLKENVIVGHLIPAGTGRRKYQNIQVNSLEEIQAANAARAAEPRKREYVD, from the coding sequence ATGTCACTAAAGAAAAATAAAAAGCTGAATAGCGATTTTAATAGCTTCACCATCAGCTTGGCCTCTCCAGAATCCATTCTGGAAGGCTCTTACGGTGAAGTTACTCAGCCGGAAACCATCAACTATAGAACCTACAAACCAGAAATGGGAGGTTTGTTCTGTGAAAGGATTTTCGGTCCGGTGAAAGACTGGGAATGTCACTGCGGTAAGTACAAGAGAATCCGTTACAAAGGAATCATTTGCGACCGTTGTGGTGTAGAAGTAACAGAGAAAAAAGTTAGACGTGAACGTATGGGACACATTGAATTAGTGGTTCCTGTAGCTCACATCTGGTACTTCAAATCCCTTCCTAACAAAATCGGTTATTTGCTAGGCCTTTCTTCTAAAAAACTAGACCAAGTAATATACTACGAACGTTACGTGGTAATTCAGCCTGGTATTAAAGAAGAGGACGGTTTAAGCCAAATGGACTTCTTGACTGAAGAAGAATATTTGGACGTTCTTGACAAATTGCCTAGAGAAAACCAAATGTTACCTGATGAAGATCCTCAGAAATTCATCGCTAAAATGGGTGCTGAAGCGCTTTATATGCTTCTTTCTCGTTTGAAGCTAGATGAATTGTCTTACGAACTTCGTCACCAGGCAGCTACGGATAACTCTCAACAAAGAAAAGCGGAAGCTTTGAAACGTTTGAAAGTGGTAGAATCCTTCAGAGATGCTCAAACTCGTATTGAGAACAAACCTGAGTGGATGATTATCCGTATGGTACCTGTTATTCCACCGGAACTTCGTCCTCTAGTTCCTTTGGATGGTGGACGTTTCGCTACTTCGGACTTGAACGACTTGTACCGTAGAGTGATCATCCGTAATAACCGTCTGAAGAGACTTTTAGAGATCAAAGCTCCTGAAGTGATCTTGAGAAACGAGAAACGTATGCTTCAAGAAGCTGTTGACTCGTTATTTGATAACTCTAGAAAAGTAAACGCCGTTAGATCAGATGGTAACCGTGCTTTGAAATCCCTTTCTGATATGTTGAAAGGTAAACAAGGTCGTTTCCGTCAGAACTTATTAGGTAAAAGGGTGGACTACTCTGGTCGTTCGGTAATCGTGGTAGGTCCGGAATTGAAATTGCACGAGTGTGGTCTTCCTAAAGATATGGCCGCTGAGCTTTTCAAACCGTTTATCATCCGTAAACTGATTGAAAGAGGTATAGTTAAGACGGTGAAATCTGCGAAGAAGATCGTAGATAGAAAAGACGCGGTGATCTGGGATATCCTTGAGAATGTATTGAAAGGACACCCTGTATTGCTAAACCGTGCTCCTACACTACACCGTTTGGGTATCCAGGCTTTCCAACCTAAACTGGTGGAAGGTAAAGCTATCCAATTACACCCTCTAGTGTGTACCGCGTTTAACGCCGACTTTGACGGTGACCAGATGGCTGTTCACGTGCCTTTGAGCCAGGAAGCTATTATGGAAGCCTCTATCTTGATGTTGTCTTCGCATAACATTCTTAACCCGGCTAACGGTGCACCTATTACCGTACCTTCTCAGGACATGGTACTTGGTCTTTATTACGTAACTAAAGGAAAACGTTCTACTCCTGAAGAGCCAATCTTAGGAGAAGACAAGATCTTCTATAGTGCGGAAGAAGTGATCATAGCCTTGAATGAAGGTCGTCTTTCTAAACATGCCTTCATCAAAGTGAAAGCAAAAGTGAAAGATGAGAACGGAGAGTTGGTAGAAAAAATGATCGATACTGTAGCAGGTAGGGTATTGTTTAACCAATTCGTCCCTGAGAAAGTAGGTTATATCAATGAACTTTTGACCAAGAAAAAGCTTCAAGGTATCATCGGTAAGGTATTTAAGGAAGTATCCTTTGCCCGTACCGCGCAGTTCCTAGATGATATCAAAGAACTTGGATTCCAGTCGGCCTTCCGTGGTGGTCTTTCCATAGGTTTAGGTGACATCATGATCCCTGAAGAAAAACAAGGTCTGATTGATAATGCTCGTGAAGAAGTAGAAGAGGTACAAAACAACTATATGTTTGGTATCATCACTGAACGTGAGCGTTATAACCAAATCATCGATATCTGGACAAGAGTTAACACTCGTTTGAGAGAGACATTGTTGCGTCAGTTGGAAAACGACAGACAAGGTTTCAACCCAGTATATATGATGATGCACTCTGGAGCAAGGGGTTCTCAAGAGCAGATTCGTCAGTTAGGTGGTATGAGGGGTCTAATGGCCAAGCCACAGAAAAACATCGCGGGTTCTGTGGGTGAGATCATCGAAAACCCAATCCTTTCTAACTTTAAAGAAGGTTTGGATGTTCTTGAGTACTTTATCTCTACTCACGGTGCTCGTAAAGGTCTTGCGGATACTGCCCTTAAAACTGCCGATGCGGGTTACTTGACTCGTCGTCTTCATGATGTGGCTCAAGACGTTGTAGTGAACGAAGAAGACTGCGGTACTTTAAGAGGTATCAACGTTTCAGCATTGAAAGAAAACGATGATGTAATCGAACCACTTTCTGAGCGTATCCTTGGTAGAACTTCTGTTCATGACATTATCGATCCTATAACTAAGGAATTGATTCTGGCAGCAGGAGAGGAGATTACTGAAGAAATCGCTGAGCGTGTAGATGAAACATCAATTGAAACCATAGAGATTCGTTCTCCATTGACTTGTGAAACTAAAGTAGGGGTTTGTGCTAAATGTTATGGTAGAAACCTTGCTTCTGGTAGAATGGTTGACGTAGGTGAGGCTGTTGGTGTAATTGCTTCTCAATCTATCGGTGAGCCTGGTACACAGTTGACACTTCGTACGTTCCACACCGGGGGTACCGCGATGAACGTTTCCGTTGAAGCGAACTTGAAAGCGAAGTTCCCAGGTAAGATCAGCTTCGAAGATGTTAGAACAGTAGAATATACAAACAAAGAGGGTGAAGTTAATACTATCGTGATCGGTCGTCGTGGAGAAATCCGTATCATCGATCCGGCTACTAACCAACTTCTAATCTCTAACAACATACCTTACGGTTCAACTCTGCTTGTAAAAGATGGAGAGACTGTGGAAAAAGGTGCACCATTGTGTAACTGGGATCAGTTTAACGCGGTGATCATGACAGAATTTGATGGGGTAGTAGAATACGAATCCATTGAAGAAGGTGTAACTTATAGAGAGGAGGCTGACGAACAGACCGGTTTCCGTGATAAAGTGATCACTGACTCTAAGGATAGAGCGAAAAACCCTGCTATCATCATTAAGTCAGCAAGCGGTGAGACGAAAGACTATAACCTTCCTGTAAGTGCCCGTCTAATGGTGGAAAACGGACAAGAAGTGAAAGCCGGTCAAATCCTTGCTAAGATCCCAAGAGCGATCAACATGAACCGAGATATTACAGGGGGTCTTCCAAGGGTAACTGAGCTATTTGAAGCACGTAACCCTTCTAACCCTGCAGTAGTTTCTGAGATTGATGGTGTAGTTTCTTATGGTAGCATCAAACGTGGTAACAGAGAGATCTTCGTAGAAGCAAAAGACGGTACCAAGATGAAATACATGGTATCTCTATCTAAGTTGATCCTGGTACAAGAAGGTGACTTCATCCGTGCCGGTGAACCACTTTCTGACGGTGCTATTACACCTGCGGATATCCTTAGAATTAAGGGACCAACCGCCGTTCAGGAGTACTTGGTAAATGAAACTCAAGCGGTATATCGTCAACAAGGGGTGAAAATCTCTGATAAGCACATCGAGGTAATAGTACGTCAGATGATGCAAAAAGTAGACGTGTTAGACGCAGGTGATACCATGTTCCTTGAAATGCAAGCGGTAGATAAGTGGTTGTTCCGTGAAGAAAACGATAAGATCTTTGATAAGAAAGTAGTAGTAGATGCTGGTGCATCTGAAAACTACAAACCTGGTCAGATCATCTCTACTCGTGAATTCAAAGACGAGAACAGTCGCTTGAAACGTGAAGACAAGAAGCAGATGACCGTGAGAGATGCTCAACCAGCAGTTTCTCAAGTTATCCTTCAAGGTATCACTACGGCATCCTTAGGTACTGAATCATTCGTATCTGCTGCATCCTTCCAGGAAACTACTAAAGTACTTTCTGAAGCTGCAGTGAAAGGTAAACGCGATGATTTAGCCGGTCTGAAAGAAAACGTGATCGTAGGTCACTTGATTCCTGCCGGTACAGGACGTAGAAAGTACCAAAATATTCAGGTTAATTCTCTGGAAGAGATACAGGCTGCAAACGCTGCCCGTGCTGCAGAGCCTCGAAAAAGAGAGTATGTAGATTAA
- a CDS encoding LytR/AlgR family response regulator transcription factor — protein sequence MFPRPDRTFWENIRSSVLEGLGVALFFWIFRPLGLGLIPEHSAYPIAYGSIVCTITLIYRLVFPSLFPDFYKEENWTVKKEIMGNLGILCSITLGIIFFHHYYYGENFAHPLFVFLLVTLIGSIPISISVLYRFASLNKKYSKPQELPSVPHQGDVVLVAENGKDIYRFKELYYVEITDNYSTVFHKEEGRLKGELIRSSLHRLEKQLVGSQVVRCHRSYLVNLEKVQKVSGNAQGYKLHLLDGEILIPVSRKYSDIRELFHSSQKL from the coding sequence ATGTTTCCGAGGCCAGATCGCACTTTTTGGGAGAATATAAGATCTTCTGTTTTAGAGGGACTTGGTGTGGCTCTGTTTTTCTGGATCTTTAGACCCCTAGGCCTTGGTCTAATCCCTGAACATTCTGCTTATCCCATAGCATATGGCAGTATAGTATGTACTATCACCCTCATATATAGGTTGGTGTTTCCAAGCCTATTTCCTGATTTCTACAAGGAAGAGAATTGGACCGTAAAAAAGGAAATAATGGGGAATCTAGGTATACTCTGTTCCATCACCTTAGGCATTATTTTCTTTCACCATTATTACTACGGAGAAAACTTTGCACATCCGCTATTTGTCTTCCTTTTAGTAACGCTAATAGGAAGTATTCCCATTAGCATAAGCGTACTCTACAGATTTGCCTCCTTAAATAAGAAGTATTCAAAACCTCAAGAATTACCTTCAGTACCTCATCAAGGAGATGTGGTCTTAGTGGCTGAAAATGGAAAGGATATCTATAGATTCAAAGAACTGTATTACGTAGAAATTACAGATAATTATTCTACCGTTTTCCACAAAGAGGAGGGGAGGTTGAAAGGAGAACTCATTCGAAGTTCTCTCCATAGATTAGAAAAGCAATTAGTAGGGTCGCAGGTGGTCAGGTGCCACAGGTCTTATTTGGTCAACCTAGAAAAAGTGCAAAAGGTAAGCGGGAATGCCCAAGGGTATAAATTGCATTTGCTGGATGGAGAAATTCTGATTCCAGTTTCAAGAAAGTATTCAGATATTAGAGAGCTTTTTCATTCGTCCCAAAAGCTTTGA